One window from the genome of Crassostrea angulata isolate pt1a10 chromosome 2, ASM2561291v2, whole genome shotgun sequence encodes:
- the LOC128172995 gene encoding multiple epidermal growth factor-like domains protein 10, with translation MKMAAILNVFLLSLSVSKTVTYGCEVGYYGRNCTNKCDHCKNSVTCGVQNGECDALGCINDGYQPPLCKECKRGRYGLNCIKQCSQFCIDDDCQKNEGTCIKGCERGYSGNLCNETCQKQWYGLNCSETCGNCLKDTICHHVTGTCLEGCAAGYKTQTCKTSCDDGKYGMNCRFDCSRHCLNDKVCNKIDGSCRSCADGYKGLKCNTTCETGKYGKGCSQNCGACLNSTICNHITGDCGLGCEPGWQKTDTCTTACSAGRYGHNCGYTCSGNCVNGEACDKTNGSCRSCTDGFQGFKCDRDIRPSPTDFKKKMDLEDLKIEKMMLENKKTQKEIQRLEVETEVLRVRKNVLLRLQGILSELSKVVVQLLNDSKE, from the exons ATGAAAATGGCCGCAATACTCAATGTATTCCTGTTATCTCTATCTGTTTCCAAGACTGTGACGTACG GTTGTGAAGTGGGATATTATGGTAGAAATTGCACAAACAAATGTGACCACTGCAAGAATAGTGTAACTTGTGGAGTACAGAATGGGGAATGTGATGCTCTAGGCTGTATAAACGATGGATACCAACCTCCATTATGTAAAG aGTGTAAACGCGGTAGGTATGGACTTAATTGTATAAAACAGTGCAGTCAATTTTGTATCGACGATGACTGCCAAAAAAATGAAGGAACCTGTATAAAGGGCTGTGAGAGAGGTTACAGTGGAAATCTTTGTAATGAAA CATGCCAGAAACAATGGTACGGACTTAACTGCTCTGAAACGTgcggaaactgtttaaaagataCTATATGCCATCATGTTACCGGGACTTGTCTTGAAGGATGTGCTGCGGGTTATAAGACACAAACTTGTAAAACCT CTTGCGACGATGGAAAATACGGAATGAATTGTCGGTTCGACTGTAGCAGACACTGTTTGAATGACAAGGTGTGCAACAAAATAGACGGTAGTTGCCGGTCCTGTGCAGATGGATATAAAGGACTAAAATGCAACACAA CATGTGAAACTGGAAAGTATGGTAAAGGTTGTTCTCAGAACTGTGGAGCCTGTCTCAATTCCACTATCTGTAATCACATAACTGGAGATTGTGGACTTGGATGTGAGCCAGGATGGCAaaaaacagatacatgtacaacag cCTGCAGCGCCGGCAGATATGGACATAATTGTGGGTACACATGCAGCGGAAACTGTGTAAATGGGGAGGCATGTGATAAAACAAACGGAAGTTGCAGATCCTGTACCGATGGATTCCAAGGATTTAAATGTGACAGAG ATATTCGCCCGTCACCAACggatttcaaaaagaaaatggaCCTAGAAGACCTGAAGATAGAGAAAATGATGCTTGAAAATAAGAAGACACAAAAAGAAATCCAGAGGCTGGAGGTTGAGACAGAGGTTCTACGTGTTAGAAAGAACGTGTTATTAAGATTGCAAGGGATACTTAGCGAACTCTCTAAAGTTGTGGTTCAACTGCTCAATGACAGTAAAGAATAA